TCTTTTTCTATTTCTAGGGTCTCTTCCAATAAAACCAGTTATAACTCCTTTTTCTTCAAGTAAGTTTCCCCATATTAAAGCTCTATATTCTCTTTGAATTATTCTGGATTGAAATTGTTGAAATAAATATTTTTTAGAATATTCATTTTTGGCTAAAACTAATAAGCCTGATGTATCTTTGTCTAATCTATGAATTAATCCACTTCTATATAAATCAAAGTTGTTTAAATTTGAATTCTCAAAGTGATATTTAATTCCATGAATTAACGTTCCTTTATCATTCCCAAATCCTGGATGCACCACCATTCCTGCAGGTTTATTAACTATAATAAGATCTTCATCTTCATAGATAATATCAAGACTTATTTCTTCTGCAAGAATGTTTTTATATTCTAAATAATCTAAAATATTAGAAATTTCTATTTCTACAAAATCTAAAGGTTTTATTTTATAATTTTTTTTCACAATACATTGATTTACTATAACTTTTCCTGAAATAGTTAATTTTTGAATTTGATTTCTACTAATATTTTCTATATTTTCTTTCAAAAATTTATCAATGCGAATTTCTTTTTGATTATTATTTACAGTAATTTTAATTTTTCTCATTTCATTCTATTTTGTCTTATTTTCGGTTTGATTCTTAGAATCTTTTTCTTCTATTTGAATTTTGGGGTTTTGATTCTTAGAATCTTTTTCTTCTATTTGAATTTTGGGATTTTGATTTTTAGAATCTTTTTCTTCTATTTGAATTTTGGGGTTTTGATTCTTAGAATCTTTTTCTTCTATTTGAATCAAATGATCTAACAATTCTTTTGAAGTTAACCAAAGTTCAATAGATTTTTTTTTATCATAAATAACTCCAGGATCAGGCTTTTGTCTATATACTTTTGCGTTTTGATTAGGATTAATTATTACGGGATTATAATAAAAATTTATAACATCGAATAATTGATTTTTTAAAGTATAAATAGCTGAACGTAAAGACATTCCAATAACATTAGGGACAACAACTAAATTATTTTTTTCATATCCTTTTCCAATAATCAAAGTAATTCCATCTTGATTAGGAGGAAACCTATATCCAAATTGAATAGATTTTTTTTTATATAAAACTTTTAAAACGGTATCTTTATTCAGATCATTAATATATTTGATTTCCTTAACGGATATATGATTAGCATGAAGTAATTTTATAGCTATTCGTTTATTTTTATTTATGATATTAGGTAAAACAGATTGATATAATTTAAAATTAACTTGTATATATATATGCCTTCCTTCCTTTACATGATCTCCAGCTTCTGGAGAAAAGGAAATAATTTGATTAATTTTAAAATTAGGATCATAATGTGATGTGTCTATATTATATTTTAGTTTTAATTTTTCTAAAATAGATATAGATTGAGGTAAAGTAAAACCTTTTAAATTAGGAACAACAACATAAGATCCATGTTTTGTATAAACATCCACCCATTTTAATGCCGACTGAGTAATTTTATATAAAATCAGTATAGCAATGATAAAATTTATTATGAATATTACAAAATATTTTGAATAATTCATAAAAAAAAATAAATATTTAAATAAAAATGTTTTTTCATAAAAAACCAATAAAATTAAAAATAAATAATGAAAAAAGTAGCTATTATTATGGGAGGGTATTCAAAAGAATCTATTGTTTCACTAAAAAGTGGAAAAGTTGTTTATGAAAATTTATGCAGAAAAGAATTTGATCCTTATAAAATATATCTTTTTCAAGATAAATGGGTGATGATAGATGATGAAAATAAGGAATATTCTATAAATAAACAAGATTTTACGATTTCCGGGATGAAGCATATAAAATTTGATTGTGTATTTAATGCTATACATGGAACCCCAGGAGAGGACGGAATATTACAAGCTTATCTTGAATTATTAA
This DNA window, taken from Blattabacterium sp. (Nauphoeta cinerea), encodes the following:
- a CDS encoding RluA family pseudouridine synthase; translation: MRKIKITVNNNQKEIRIDKFLKENIENISRNQIQKLTISGKVIVNQCIVKKNYKIKPLDFVEIEISNILDYLEYKNILAEEISLDIIYEDEDLIIVNKPAGMVVHPGFGNDKGTLIHGIKYHFENSNLNNFDLYRSGLIHRLDKDTSGLLVLAKNEYSKKYLFQQFQSRIIQREYRALIWGNLLEEKGVITGFIGRDPRNRKRMTIFGNNEYHKGKYSVTHYKVLERFKYLTYVSCNIKTGKTHQIRAHFKYLGHPLFHDTIYGGNKIFMKKKCSNKNIEFFKTCLKILPRQALHAISLSFIHPKNKKCYFYCPIPEDFQIVLQKCRKIF
- a CDS encoding PASTA domain-containing protein, producing the protein MNYSKYFVIFIINFIIAILILYKITQSALKWVDVYTKHGSYVVVPNLKGFTLPQSISILEKLKLKYNIDTSHYDPNFKINQIISFSPEAGDHVKEGRHIYIQVNFKLYQSVLPNIINKNKRIAIKLLHANHISVKEIKYINDLNKDTVLKVLYKKKSIQFGYRFPPNQDGITLIIGKGYEKNNLVVVPNVIGMSLRSAIYTLKNQLFDVINFYYNPVIINPNQNAKVYRQKPDPGVIYDKKKSIELWLTSKELLDHLIQIEEKDSKNQNPKIQIEEKDSKNQNPKIQIEEKDSKNQNPKIQIEEKDSKNQTENKTK